GTCATTAAACTGAGATTGGAGTTCCCGCAGAAAGAGGGCAAAACAAACGGTTCGCCACACTTTCAGCTGCTCTGTGAATGAAATTTTGAGCGGCGCAGACATTATCTTTAGTTTATCGCTACGTTAGCAGCAACCGCAATCTGATAGATGATTTGCGTGATGTCTTTTACAGCCTGCAGGGTTTTCGCATCAATTTGAGGTAACACAATGACCTGGTCGCCGGCTGCGATATCCGAGTCGTCAGAGGCATCATAAAAGTCGACCATGCCATTTGCGCGGATTACCAATATCCGCTCATCGTTGGCGCGTTCACTAAAGCCTCCAGCCCAGGCCACATAATCCGTGATTTTTGCATCAGGATTGAACACCACTGACTGGGGCATTAACACTTCACCACCTACATGCACCAGATCGGTTTTGGCCGGAATAACAATAGTATCGTTCTCTTCAAGCAGAATATTTGCCACACTGCTTTTGTCGGCAATAATGACCTTGCCTAAGGGTTTAATCTGACGGGCCCGCGCCACAAAGTCAGACACCAACTGCGCTTCCTGTACCCGTATTGAGCCTTCACCTGTAGAACGCACCGGCGCCGTGTAAACGCTTCGCTCTAACCTGTCGAGTGCCTGGTCGATAATCATCTGTTGCTGTTCTGCGACACTTTCACGTAAAATATACACGCTTTTAAAATTGGCCAGGGCCGGATCGACCTCGATATTACTGAGTACCTGGTGCAGCCGTGCGCCTTTGCTCACCATGACTCTGGAGGCACCGCGAAAACTGCCGGTAATATTGATTGGGTACACCTGCTGCTCATGGTCATTTTTAAATTCCACATGATCGCCGGATTTCAGGACAAAATTGCCAAAATTATTCAGTGAAGTGTAACGGGCAAAGTGGGCGCCGTCGCGCAGCCCACTAATGGAAACGTGACTTATAAAATCACCGGGGCGCGCATAATCTACCAATGCATTACCGCTTAAATCCTCAGGCATGAGCTCAAACGTAAAACTATTACGGGCGCCTTCGCTTACTGTGATCGTGGGACCAATCGGATGGATCAAAAGCACATCTCTGTCCTGGAATGACACCGTCGGAATTTCGCCATTGGTTATAAAATCGTATAAATCAAACGATTCGATTACCTTGCCATTGCGTATTAAGTCAATCTGGCGAAAACTGCCGCGCAGAAAATCTATGCCTCCAGCGCGTTTAAGAAAATACAGCGGGCTGTCGGTCGCTTGCCCTGCAT
This genomic interval from Alteromonas gilva contains the following:
- a CDS encoding polysaccharide biosynthesis/export family protein, with product MRIFLWFAVVLQFAMITIASAQTAEQIQQAQQQLQQRGANNNAANAQGMTGNQPMQLSPIPGLSGTSQTGTRPSNGQYTNKPRNGLVLPGEPTMEMVFPLQETMDNPPFAANLFVGGFESERANAINENYLVAPGDQISIWMWGAVDYSDVATVDSQGNIFIPKLGPINLLNVPASNVNQVVTQTIKQVYTNDVNVYVNLLTATPVSVYVSGPVLRPGQYAGQATDSPLYFLKRAGGIDFLRGSFRQIDLIRNGKVIESFDLYDFITNGEIPTVSFQDRDVLLIHPIGPTITVSEGARNSFTFELMPEDLSGNALVDYARPGDFISHVSISGLRDGAHFARYTSLNNFGNFVLKSGDHVEFKNDHEQQVYPINITGSFRGASRVMVSKGARLHQVLSNIEVDPALANFKSVYILRESVAEQQQMIIDQALDRLERSVYTAPVRSTGEGSIRVQEAQLVSDFVARARQIKPLGKVIIADKSSVANILLEENDTIVIPAKTDLVHVGGEVLMPQSVVFNPDAKITDYVAWAGGFSERANDERILVIRANGMVDFYDASDDSDIAAGDQVIVLPQIDAKTLQAVKDITQIIYQIAVAANVAIN